Proteins from a genomic interval of Plasmodium reichenowi strain SY57 chromosome 13, whole genome shotgun sequence:
- a CDS encoding hypothetical protein (conserved Plasmodium protein, unknown function) has translation MAGTLNLNDLKDEAILYYENALSYVFSNSSDENKKEIPLCVIYPNETIKVGFPIYSIKNINKNENVMNEDDNNNNRFNEEPLITYASESKYLYPTKVRVFYGILYLLIFLEVFVTLYFKDNINYITSGEINLGQKVIYTLMCVSHFLVIMSKFKKCKSYLFDIYTSLSLFFFILSVLTINCFSSAFISIIQFFIFYLHLKINFYVMPQSCVIPP, from the exons atggCAGGAACcttaaatttaaatgatttaaaagatgaagctatattatattatgaaaatgCTTTAAGTTATGTTTTTTCAAATTCTAgtgatgaaaataaaaaggaaatacCATTATGTGTTATATATCCGAATGAAACTATAAAAGTTGGTTTTCCAATATATTCTattaagaatataaataaaaatgaaaatgttatgaatgaagatgataataataataatagatTTAATGAAGAACCATTAATTACATATGCCTCAGAATCTAAATATTTGTATCCTACGAAAGTTAGGGTATTTTATGGTATACTATATTTATTGATATTTCTGGAAGTCTTTGTTACCCTATATTTTAAag ataatataaattatattaccAGTGGAGAAATAAATTTAGGACAAAAAGTAATTTATACTTTGATGTGTGTATCTCATTTTTTAGTTATAATGtcaaaatttaaaaaatgtaaatcatatttatttgatatatatacatcattaagtttatttttttttatattatctgTTTTAACAATTAATTGTTTTAGTAGTGCTTTCATTTCCATaatacaattttttattttttatttacatcttaaaattaatttttatgttatgCCTCAATCATGTGTTATTCCTCCATAa
- a CDS encoding serine/threonine protein kinase, whose amino-acid sequence MYLGSIKNFEDDFLCKGEYKQVYLSLEQNENNEAIEIDICCDNNIYDILQFCREKYGIYGEYIIDSCGNVIHSIKDIIDGDTLYLKEKKEDTNFFSKIKNNFIVNDYIVEKRIGSGGFGIVFQGVHIQTKQKVALKFIPKSNFLDVTDVHRVFIEIQTLRGLIHNNIIKMYDVNHFQNYVCLIMEYAINGDLKNYIKNKFNGFLSEKEAHDLFLQIVKGVYYCHSKHIVHRDLKLENILLDEKMTCKIADFGLSDFVNVDQNIKTEAGTKAYIAPEIIFNQTINYSVFKLDIWSLGILLFIMTQGFAPFQYMEKELKNFESNTLNYANDISDDLKDLISLMLNVDPNKRPIIVEILNHRWFENYKES is encoded by the coding sequence atgtatttgggaagtataaaaaatttcGAAGACGACTTTTTATGTAAAGGGGAATATAAACAGGTCTATTTATCCCTAGAACAAAATGAGAACAACGAGGCTATAGAAATAGATATATGCtgtgataataatatttatgatataCTTCAATTTTGTAGAGAAAAGTATGGTATATATGgtgaatatattattgataGTTGTGGTAATGTAATACATTCgataaaagatataatagACGGTGATACCTTATATTTGaaagaaaagaaagaaGATACGAATTTCttttcaaaaataaaaaataattttattgtAAACGATTATATAGTAGAAAAGAGAATAGGTTCTGGTGGATTTGGTATTGTATTTCAAGGTGTACATATACAAACAAAACAAAAGGTAGcattaaaatttattcCTAAGAGTAATTTTTTAGATGTAACAGATGTACATAGAGTATTTATTGAAATTCAAACATTGAGAGGattaatacataataatattattaaaatgtatGATGTAAATCATTTTCAGAATTATGTATGCTTAATAATGGAATATGCAATAAATGgagatttaaaaaattatattaaaaataagtTTAATGGATTTTTATCTGAAAAAGAAGCTCATGATTTATTTCTTCAAATTGTTAAAGGGGTATATTATTGTCATTCTAAACATATAGTACATCGAGATTtaaaattagaaaatatattattagatGAAAAAATGACATGTAAAATAGCTGATTTTGGATTATCAGATTTTGTTAATGTAGatcaaaatattaaaacaGAAGCAGGAACAAAAGCATATATAGCACCagaaataatttttaatcAAACAATTAATTATTCAGTTTTTAAATTAGATATATGGAGTTTAGgaattttattatttattatgacACAAGGATTTGCACCTTTTCAATATATGGAAAAAGAACTCAAAAATTTTGAAAGTAATACACTAAATTATGCAAATGATATATCAGATGATTTGAAAGATTTAATTTCATTAATGTTGAACGTTGATCCTAATAAAAGACCAATCATAGTAGAGATACTAAATCATAGGTGGTTTGAAAATTATAAGGAGTCATAA
- a CDS encoding hypothetical protein (conserved Plasmodium protein, unknown function) yields the protein MCLYIIMYLFLTKRCFFFVHNNIYRKIFLSTDFLKKVIGIKCRSYSSLKSIYEYDYIVEEKLPYDGLIKNVSDKKQSLLLSDYIKFDDEKKLKHILFTNNIEDLIHHFEKNLNELKSHEYIFLLFKIYEIIFYNFYCYYEHSEILKLENPNFIYNTFTEYMNKNLKDYSDKIKSLDDEFNDEILFENIQKFNDEKSEHTIEMNRERDDIYDINNNKNDSKENNNMNTRCITNNTKYNENIIINTSYHSDKNILESIYSNVVNKKERNNDKTYKFIDKNKVINNVNDIENNNPNIYVNSANCPDTKENNTNEDNHMIHIDINKYNIKILIKIYYDYITYIEDLNIKEKCWKEYVSSFFLKNKKYENLYCSILNTVYKKIYFFPCIDIINFGYIIKRINIYFIKDISSLVLNKLMDNLKYFDEKYLVRLGYIYLNNSNKKRNPHFISSNHSNCSNKEFIDMYINMIQNKVKNMNNNNFIKILEYVSNNNYKHIQFFKECKKEIYKRYNNFTQVEIFKLFYLYSQNINASDKLLMNDLLKSILQIFSQEKYKNMHSHVEIICDKKHVDAKNELPYEFQHNNIITVPLSNLLNALWTNAKYFKDFPLLLKYSEQVILKNIKNFSSSTISMLIWAYSTLENKRREQLEFDQNIFVELKNKALEVFQKMTPKQLSNSLLGISTTIGRTIDNEGYVNTDFHDAVEKYLLDSDENNGKKKNRKRNKTNDKSDNKNYNKYDNNKKDYQDGIKGNIPFRNRNFLNFFTSEDLANICYSYALVRCGSKEFHFLLQSCLLNQLNDLSPQHISKVAYTYGTFYFYSSYSLLSSLQYEILQRIHQFCHLELSDILWCYCVNKFFDSKFWKFVLQIINFDKIYDPRCALLYSSLSYMNIVDSSILESQNVLKIFNNLREYYWDLQVCEYPHAFANEIINTLNQENEEILSKQVDNHIKISKHNDIYVDKKLVKENLQSVYFPSKKLSSDNNHIQNENIPTFEYVKKLIDFEGFLVDIYFEYKNEKYAVFLYTPLNTTRDQYPLGENILKTRYMKKRKFKIIHLLYNVWKEYKHKKINLIYSQL from the coding sequence atgtgtttatatattattatgtatttatttttaacgAAACggtgttttttttttgttcataataatatttataggaaaatatttttatcaactgattttttaaaaaaagtaattGGCATAAAATGTCGTAGTTATTCATCTTTAAAAAGTATTTATgaatatgattatatagTTGAAGAAAAACTACCATACGATGgtttaattaaaaatgtaagTGATAAAAAACAATCACTATTATTAAGTGACTACATTAAATTTGATGatgaaaagaaattaaaacaCATACTTTTTACAAACAACATAGAGGATCTCATACATCATTTTGAGAAAAACTTGAATGAACTAAAAAGtcatgaatatatatttttattattcaaaatatatgaaataatattttataacttttattgttattatgaACACTCAGAAATTTTAAAACTTGAAAATccaaattttatatataacacTTTTACggaatatatgaataaaaatttaaaagattATTCCGACAAAATTAAAAGTTTGGATGATGAATTTAATGATGAGATActttttgaaaatattcaaaaattTAATGATGAAAAGAGCGAACACACAATTGAGATGAATCGAGAAAGGgatgatatatatgatataaataataataaaaatgattcaaaagaaaataataatatgaatactCGTTGTATtacaaataatacaaaatataacgaaaatataattattaatacatCTTATCACAGTGATAAGAATATTTTGGAAAGTATATACAGCAATGTggttaataaaaaagaaaggaataatgataagacatataaatttattgataaaaataaagttattaataatgtaaatgatatagaaaataataatccTAACATTTATGTGAATAGTGCAAATTGTCCTGACACGAAAGAAAATAACACAAATGAAGATAACCATATGATTCATattgatataaataagtacaatataaaaatattaataaaaatatattatgattatataacatatatagaagatttaaatattaaagaaaaatgttGGAAAGAATAtgtttcttcttttttccttaagaataagaaatatgaaaatttatattgttcTATATTAAATACAGTGTATAagaagatatatttttttccttgtattgatattattaattttgggtatatcataaaaagaataaatatatattttattaaagaTATTTCCTCATTAGTTCTAAATAAACTTATGGATaatttgaaatattttgatgaaaaatatttagtAAGATtaggatatatatatttgaacaattcaaataaaaaacgGAATCCCCATTTTATATCATCCAACCATAGTAATTGTAGTAATAAAGAATTTATagatatgtatataaatatgatacAAAATAAGgtgaaaaatatgaacaataataattttataaaaattttagaATATGTAAgcaataataattataaacatatacaattttttaaagaatgtaaaaaggaaatatataaaagatataataattttactCAAGTagaaatttttaaattattttactTGTATTcacaaaatattaatgcatctgataaattattaatgaATGATCTTTTAAAGTCaattttacaaatattttcacaagaaaagtataaaaatatgcaTTCACATGTAGAAATAATATGTGATAAAAAACATGTAGATGCTAAAAATGAATTACCTTATGAATTCCAGCACAACAACATAATAACGGTTCCTTTATcgaatttattaaatgcCTTATGGACAAATgcaaaatattttaaagatttccctttattattaaaatatagtGAACAAGTAATTTtgaaaaacataaaaaattttagTAGTTCTACGATTAGTATGCTAATATGGGCGTATAGTACTCTAGAGAATAAAAGAAGAGAACAATTAGAATTTgatcaaaatatatttgtagaattaaaaaataaagcaTTAGAAgtttttcaaaaaatgaCACCTAAGCAATTATCTAATAGTTTGCTGGGAATATCAACTACTATTGGTAGGACAATAGATAATGAAGGTTATGTAAATACTGATTTTCATGATGCAgttgaaaaatatttattagaTTCGGACGAAAATAATggaaaaaagaagaataGAAAGAGAAATAAAACTAATGATAAAagtgataataaaaattataataaatacgataataataagaaggATTATCAAGATGGaataaaaggaaatattCCATTTCGAAATcgtaattttttaaatttttttacatCAGAAGATTTAGctaatatatgttattcATATGCTTTAGTTAGATGTGGTAGTAAAGaatttcattttctatTACAATCATGTTTATTAAATCAATTGAATGATCTTTCACCACAACATATATCAAAAGTAGCTTATACATATGgaacattttatttttattcctCTTATTCACTTTTAAGTTCCTTAcaatatgaaatattacAGAGAATACATCAATTTTGTCACTTAGAACTTTCTGATATATTATGGTGTTATTGTGTGAATAAATTTTTTGATAGTAAGTTTTGGAAATTTGtattacaaataataaattttgaCAAAATATATGACCCTAGATGTGCTCTCTTATATTCTTCTCTTtcatatatgaatataGTTGATTCCTCTATTTTGGAATCTCAAAATGTTctaaaaatttttaataatttaagGGAATATTATTGGGATTTGCAAGTATGTGAATATCCTCACGCTTTTGCaaatgaaattataaatacattgaatcaagaaaatgaagaaattTTATCTAAACAAGTtgataatcatataaaaatatcgaaacataatgatatatatgtagATAAAAAATTGGTAAAGGAGAATTTACAATCTGTTTATTTTCCATctaaaaaattatcatcTGATAACAACCatatacaaaatgaaaatattcCTACATTTgaatatgttaaaaaattaattgaTTTTGAAGGGTTTCTAgttgatatatattttgaatataagaatgaaaaatatgCGGTTTTTTTGTATACACCACTTAATACTACAAGAGATCAATATCCTCTTGGcgaaaatatattaaaaacaagatatatgaagaaaagaaaatttaaaataatacatttgTTGTATAATGTGTGGAAAGAATATAAGCACAAGAAAATTAATTTGATATATTCACAACTATAA